Proteins encoded by one window of Pseudonocardia alni:
- a CDS encoding dimethylamine monooxygenase subunit DmmA family protein, with amino-acid sequence MADPVRPLRTGAAAPSAHVAPGRTTVPRYTGPAGRGDAPHLVVVAGSAPDPDLGPADRLVRLPTGGDAASLLDRELTTLVTGTRILVTGPETVVQAVRAAALHRGALDEELVLVPTDVADSTRDRTVHCGHCHHRVVVHADVGDAVACPGCRLVLHVAGHHSRRLAAFLGAPTPQRAP; translated from the coding sequence ATGGCCGATCCCGTCCGCCCGCTGCGCACCGGCGCGGCCGCCCCGTCCGCGCACGTCGCACCGGGCCGGACCACGGTGCCGCGCTACACCGGCCCGGCCGGCCGCGGCGACGCGCCGCACCTGGTCGTCGTCGCCGGGTCGGCGCCGGATCCCGACCTCGGGCCCGCCGACCGCCTGGTCCGGCTGCCCACCGGCGGGGACGCGGCGAGCCTGCTGGACCGGGAGCTCACGACGCTGGTCACCGGCACCCGGATCCTGGTCACCGGCCCCGAGACCGTCGTGCAGGCCGTGCGCGCCGCGGCGCTGCACCGGGGCGCCCTCGACGAGGAGCTCGTCCTGGTCCCGACCGACGTCGCCGACTCCACCCGGGACCGGACGGTGCACTGCGGACACTGCCACCACCGCGTCGTCGTGCACGCCGACGTCGGGGACGCCGTGGCCTGCCCCGGCTGCCGGCTCGTGCTGCACGTCGCCGGGCACCACTCGCGCCGGCTCGCGGCGTTCCTCGGCGCGCCCACCCCGCAGCGGGCGCCGTGA
- a CDS encoding PDR/VanB family oxidoreductase, with protein MTRPAVHLRVAAVTDAAPGVRSLELAAAPGTGPLPAAPPGGHIGVEWAPGRWNSYSLTAPSPAPDRWHVSVARRPDSRGGSVWAHGLAPGDAVEATTPRSSFPPVDTARHHLLVAGGIGVTAVLSHARWHAFWGNPFTVLTVHRPGPAPHRDELRALCGGRLVEATGRVEAHVALERLLTTAPFGSHVHTCGPPGLIAAAARTARAAHWVDARVHSEAFVPEPGPGTPFRAVLRRSGRTVEVGAHETLLDAVHRAGVAAPAMCRRGVCGECVTPVVDGRVEHRDTVLTADERADRMALCVSRAAGTALELDL; from the coding sequence GTGACCCGGCCCGCCGTGCACCTGCGGGTCGCCGCGGTCACCGACGCCGCGCCCGGCGTCCGTTCCCTGGAGCTCGCCGCCGCACCGGGGACCGGGCCGCTGCCCGCGGCCCCGCCCGGCGGCCACATCGGCGTCGAGTGGGCGCCCGGCCGCTGGAACTCCTACTCGCTGACCGCGCCGTCCCCCGCACCCGACCGCTGGCACGTCTCGGTCGCGCGACGCCCGGACTCGCGCGGCGGCTCGGTGTGGGCGCACGGTCTCGCCCCGGGCGACGCGGTCGAGGCGACGACGCCGCGCAGCTCGTTCCCGCCGGTCGACACCGCACGCCACCACCTGCTCGTCGCGGGCGGGATCGGGGTGACCGCGGTCCTGTCCCACGCCCGCTGGCACGCGTTCTGGGGGAACCCGTTCACGGTGCTCACCGTCCACCGCCCCGGCCCCGCGCCCCACCGCGACGAGCTGCGCGCGCTCTGCGGGGGCCGGCTGGTCGAGGCCACCGGCCGCGTCGAGGCCCACGTCGCGCTGGAGCGGCTGCTGACCACGGCACCGTTCGGCAGCCACGTCCACACCTGCGGCCCGCCCGGTCTCATCGCCGCGGCCGCGCGGACCGCACGCGCCGCGCACTGGGTCGACGCCCGCGTCCACTCCGAGGCGTTCGTCCCCGAACCCGGTCCCGGTACCCCGTTCCGTGCGGTGCTGCGCCGCAGCGGTCGCACGGTCGAGGTCGGTGCCCACGAGACCCTGCTCGACGCCGTGCACCGCGCCGGGGTCGCCGCGCCCGCGATGTGCCGGCGCGGTGTCTGCGGCGAGTGCGTGACACCCGTCGTCGACGGTCGGGTGGAGCACCGCGACACGGTCCTGACCGCCGACGAGCGCGCCGACCGGATGGCGCTCTGCGTGTCCCGCGCCGCCGGGACGGCACTGGAGCTGGACCTGTGA
- a CDS encoding heme-dependent oxidative N-demethylase subunit alpha family protein yields the protein MTGVDDYPFPLPHPTYRISANVEPAGVERRTEAGCWGARIVHDGPDRPAVAAERASILDREPARFVAAPHARASCWDACLYLLGRLAAEQPGTCSLTRTPGRTGGTGGWRFRDAATGTDQEFVFGDDATLPEHPLRWVSRLVAEDVVVLGARDDALWLDAGAVAFASVWSLGFDAGMSFRELHGPVPGNGPGGVFERAERFLLRLHPGEAYRRLNWGLQPDDRRDLSLDAAPLWQPARTRLDLTDPGRQIHLRTEVQHLVRLPLTGAVLFLIGVRLLPLDEIARVPAWRERLASVLETLPPEVAGYKELEPLASIAAGWLRAGS from the coding sequence GTGACCGGCGTCGACGACTACCCGTTCCCGCTGCCGCACCCGACCTACCGGATCAGCGCGAACGTCGAACCGGCCGGGGTGGAGCGCCGTACCGAGGCCGGCTGCTGGGGCGCGCGGATCGTGCACGACGGCCCGGACCGTCCCGCCGTCGCCGCCGAGCGCGCGTCGATCCTGGACCGTGAGCCCGCCCGGTTCGTCGCCGCGCCGCACGCCCGCGCCTCCTGCTGGGACGCCTGCCTGTACCTGCTCGGGCGCCTCGCCGCCGAGCAGCCCGGCACCTGCTCCCTGACCCGCACCCCCGGCCGGACCGGCGGAACGGGCGGTTGGCGGTTCCGTGACGCGGCCACCGGTACCGACCAGGAGTTCGTGTTCGGCGACGACGCCACCCTGCCCGAGCACCCGTTGCGCTGGGTGTCCCGGCTCGTCGCGGAGGACGTGGTGGTGCTCGGCGCCCGCGACGACGCGCTGTGGCTCGACGCCGGTGCCGTCGCGTTCGCCTCGGTCTGGTCGCTCGGGTTCGACGCCGGTATGAGCTTCCGGGAGCTGCACGGCCCGGTCCCCGGCAACGGTCCCGGCGGGGTGTTCGAGCGCGCCGAGCGCTTCCTGCTGCGGCTGCACCCCGGCGAGGCCTACCGCCGTCTGAACTGGGGGCTGCAGCCCGACGACCGCCGCGACCTGTCCCTCGACGCCGCCCCGCTGTGGCAGCCCGCACGGACCCGGCTCGACCTCACCGACCCCGGCCGGCAGATCCACCTGCGCACCGAGGTGCAGCACCTGGTGCGGCTGCCGCTGACCGGCGCGGTGCTGTTCCTGATCGGTGTCCGCCTGCTGCCGCTCGACGAGATCGCGCGGGTACCGGCCTGGCGCGAGCGCCTCGCGTCGGTCCTGGAGACGCTGCCGCCGGAGGTCGCGGGGTACAAGGAGCTGGAGCCGCTGGCCTCGATCGCCGCGGGATGGTTGCGCGCCGGGTCCTGA
- a CDS encoding glycosyltransferase family 2 protein, whose product MSVPGNRWDLLAPHTGPPPSVGVVVCHYRQPAQLARTVAALQTQTRPPVSVVVADDGSPEPPDPAALAGPVPVRVVTQDDRGFRAAAARNRGAAQVEGDVLVFLDADTVPGPGFVAALTARIAACPDVLAVGRRRHADLSGTAPGDDPAGAPQLPDPAWLADGYRRTRDLLDASGTDWQLVISAVLALHRSLFDDLGGFDERYVGYGGEDWDLAYRAWNNGALLVHEPAAVAWHDGPDWGGRPEDHDAVGGGKDGERIRIAALVPDPGVRGAPLPGALPDVLATVDADAHGWELVEIVDAVLNQTHRDVRVRLPGGDPRLDELYRGVADTGPWSPDRLCRARARLHVHAPLPPDALARAMDLLTGHDLGRVEIAGPDGRTLAVLVSTRAAGRARRGRVDDAVAQHREGVATLLAGMP is encoded by the coding sequence GTGAGCGTGCCGGGGAACCGCTGGGACCTGCTCGCGCCGCACACCGGGCCGCCGCCGTCGGTGGGGGTGGTGGTGTGCCACTACCGCCAGCCCGCGCAGCTGGCCCGCACCGTCGCCGCGCTGCAGACGCAGACCCGACCGCCGGTGTCGGTGGTCGTCGCCGACGACGGGTCCCCGGAGCCGCCCGACCCGGCCGCGCTCGCGGGGCCGGTCCCGGTGCGGGTGGTGACCCAGGACGACCGCGGGTTCCGCGCCGCCGCCGCGCGCAACCGCGGCGCCGCGCAGGTCGAGGGTGACGTCCTGGTGTTCCTCGACGCCGACACCGTCCCCGGGCCCGGCTTCGTCGCAGCGCTCACCGCGCGGATCGCGGCCTGCCCGGACGTGCTCGCCGTCGGGCGTCGCCGGCACGCGGACCTGTCCGGCACCGCCCCGGGCGACGACCCGGCCGGCGCGCCGCAGCTGCCCGACCCGGCCTGGCTCGCCGACGGCTACCGCCGCACCCGCGACCTGCTCGACGCGTCGGGCACGGACTGGCAGCTGGTCATCAGCGCCGTGCTCGCCCTGCACCGCAGCCTGTTCGACGACCTCGGCGGCTTCGACGAGCGCTACGTCGGCTACGGCGGCGAGGACTGGGACCTGGCCTACCGGGCCTGGAACAACGGTGCGCTGCTCGTCCACGAACCGGCCGCGGTGGCCTGGCACGACGGCCCCGACTGGGGTGGCCGCCCGGAGGACCACGACGCCGTCGGCGGTGGCAAGGACGGCGAACGCATCCGGATCGCCGCGCTCGTCCCCGACCCCGGCGTGCGCGGCGCACCGCTGCCCGGCGCGCTTCCGGACGTGCTCGCCACCGTCGACGCGGACGCGCACGGGTGGGAGCTGGTGGAGATCGTCGACGCGGTGCTGAACCAGACCCATCGCGACGTCCGGGTCCGGCTGCCGGGCGGCGACCCGCGGCTCGACGAGCTCTACCGTGGCGTCGCCGACACGGGCCCGTGGAGCCCCGACCGGCTGTGCCGCGCCCGGGCCCGGCTGCACGTCCACGCGCCGCTCCCGCCCGACGCGCTGGCCCGCGCCATGGACCTGCTCACCGGCCACGACCTCGGCCGCGTCGAGATCGCGGGTCCGGACGGGCGGACCTTGGCCGTACTCGTCTCCACCCGGGCGGCGGGCCGGGCCCGGCGCGGGCGGGTCGACGACGCCGTCGCCCAGCACCGGGAGGGCGTCGCGACCCTGCTCGCCGGGATGCCGTAG
- a CDS encoding glycosyltransferase family protein, with the protein MRVASVPTAHPYVASLRHPEVARLPDPPVPGARPGVWWPSPWLDADHLRAHAADVDLLHVHFGFDDRTPDQLRALVAALGETGVPLVLTVHDLRNPHHADPAPHAAALDVLVPAAAGLVTLTPGAAARIRERWGREALVLGHPAVVGPEWLRRPRPRRADGFVVGLHAKSHRTNADPVGVARALAATAPPDVRLRVDAHDDARGRAVAHALRDEPRLELRVHPPFDDDALHTYLQELDVSVLPYRWGTHSGWLEACHDLGTTALVPDVGHFREQAPCLTYTLTDDGPDRASLGAAVALAHRTRPTWRADPGDRERRRAEVADAHAREYRRVLAGVAR; encoded by the coding sequence GTGCGCGTGGCGTCCGTGCCCACCGCCCATCCCTACGTGGCATCGCTGCGCCACCCCGAGGTGGCCCGGCTCCCGGACCCGCCGGTCCCGGGCGCGCGTCCGGGGGTGTGGTGGCCCTCGCCGTGGCTCGACGCCGACCACCTGCGTGCGCACGCCGCGGACGTCGACCTGCTGCACGTCCACTTCGGCTTCGACGACCGCACCCCCGACCAGCTGCGCGCACTCGTCGCGGCACTGGGGGAGACGGGTGTCCCGCTGGTGCTGACCGTGCACGACCTGCGCAACCCGCACCACGCCGACCCCGCGCCGCACGCCGCAGCCCTCGACGTGCTGGTACCGGCCGCCGCCGGGCTCGTCACGCTGACCCCGGGGGCCGCCGCGCGGATCCGGGAACGCTGGGGACGCGAGGCGCTGGTGCTGGGGCACCCGGCCGTCGTCGGGCCGGAGTGGCTGCGCCGTCCCCGGCCCCGCCGCGCCGACGGGTTCGTCGTCGGCCTGCACGCCAAGAGCCACCGCACCAACGCCGACCCGGTCGGGGTGGCCCGTGCGCTCGCCGCGACCGCCCCGCCCGACGTCCGGCTGCGGGTCGACGCGCACGACGACGCGCGTGGCCGCGCCGTGGCGCACGCCCTGCGCGACGAGCCCCGCCTCGAGCTGCGGGTGCACCCCCCGTTCGACGACGACGCCCTCCACACCTACCTCCAGGAGCTCGACGTGTCGGTGCTCCCGTACCGGTGGGGGACCCATTCCGGCTGGCTGGAGGCCTGTCACGACCTCGGCACGACCGCGCTGGTGCCCGACGTCGGACACTTCCGGGAGCAGGCGCCCTGCCTGACCTACACCCTCACCGACGACGGACCCGACCGCGCCTCGCTCGGCGCCGCCGTCGCACTGGCGCACCGGACCCGTCCGACCTGGCGGGCCGACCCCGGCGACCGGGAACGGCGCCGCGCCGAGGTCGCCGACGCCCACGCCCGCGAGTACCGCCGCGTCCTGGCCGGGGTGGCGCGGTGA
- a CDS encoding WcbI family polysaccharide biosynthesis putative acetyltransferase, whose amino-acid sequence MTDPRRRHYGVLYGLEAPPPGPLALVWGNCQAESVRVLLAGVDGLPVTPVRIPPVHELTADDLPHLRRLLSRTRLLASQPVRDDYRDLPLGTAQVAAGLAPGAVVVRWPVIRHPALHPWSAIVRHASDPAAAPPGVPYHDLRALAAAAGREPGPPPTPEALREVGRRGIAELARREARDTDAGVSDAIAGFGAAAAHTLNHPGNGVLMLLAGRILDAAGMPGVVCDPGRTLLGGIRSPLRADVVDALGLDTPPRPHWCVSDRAIGEDEVAAAQRDWYATHPGWVDAGLARHADTLELLGL is encoded by the coding sequence GTGACCGATCCGCGCCGCCGCCACTACGGCGTCCTCTACGGCCTCGAGGCGCCGCCGCCGGGACCGCTCGCCCTGGTGTGGGGCAACTGCCAGGCCGAGTCGGTCCGGGTGCTGCTCGCCGGCGTCGACGGCCTGCCGGTCACCCCCGTGCGCATCCCGCCGGTGCACGAGCTCACCGCCGACGACCTGCCCCACCTGCGCCGGCTGCTGTCCCGGACCCGGCTGCTGGCGTCCCAGCCGGTCCGCGACGACTACCGCGACCTGCCCCTGGGCACCGCCCAGGTCGCCGCCGGGCTGGCGCCGGGGGCGGTCGTCGTCCGCTGGCCGGTGATCCGCCATCCCGCGCTGCACCCGTGGTCGGCGATCGTGCGCCACGCGTCCGACCCGGCCGCCGCCCCGCCGGGGGTGCCCTACCACGACCTGCGGGCCCTCGCGGCCGCCGCGGGACGCGAGCCGGGGCCGCCGCCGACGCCGGAGGCGCTGCGCGAGGTGGGCCGCCGCGGGATCGCCGAGCTCGCCCGGCGGGAGGCCCGCGACACCGACGCCGGGGTGTCCGACGCGATCGCCGGGTTCGGCGCGGCGGCCGCACACACCCTCAACCACCCCGGCAACGGGGTGCTGATGCTGCTCGCCGGGCGGATCCTCGACGCCGCCGGGATGCCGGGCGTCGTGTGTGACCCCGGACGCACCCTGCTCGGCGGGATCCGGTCCCCGTTGCGCGCCGACGTCGTCGACGCCCTCGGGCTGGACACGCCGCCGCGCCCGCACTGGTGCGTCTCCGACCGGGCGATCGGCGAGGACGAGGTCGCCGCCGCGCAACGGGACTGGTACGCCACGCACCCCGGATGGGTGGACGCCGGGCTGGCCCGGCACGCCGACACGCTGGAGCTGCTGGGGCTGTAG
- a CDS encoding glycosyltransferase, with the protein MSTHDPARLPPVTARIALIASARYPIREPFPGGLEAHTAGLASRLRRRGHDVTVFGAPGSDPGLRVREMAVLPPISRAARSDVGMPPEWFLAEHHSYLELLLALSRERGRYDVVHNNSLHYLPLALADTLDAPVLTTLHTPPTPWMESAVRLGDPQRLRFAAVSAHTARAWAPTGARATVVRNGVDTAAWEYGPGGGVPVWSGRVVPEKGPVEAIRAARLAGTGLRLAGPCPDRAFFDSCVAPLLGDGVDYLGHLDHRALARLVGDATVAVVSPCWDEPYGLVVAEALACGTPIAGFARGALPEIVDPLSGVLAEPGDVEALAEAIRAASLLSRTDARRHAEATCSAEVMIDGYERLYRALAAV; encoded by the coding sequence GTGTCGACCCATGACCCCGCCCGCCTTCCACCGGTGACCGCCCGGATCGCGCTCATCGCCTCCGCCCGCTACCCGATCCGTGAACCGTTCCCGGGAGGGCTCGAGGCGCACACCGCCGGGCTCGCGTCCCGGCTGCGACGCCGCGGTCACGACGTGACCGTCTTCGGCGCGCCCGGTTCCGACCCCGGACTGCGGGTGCGGGAGATGGCGGTGCTGCCTCCCATCTCGCGTGCCGCCCGCAGCGACGTCGGCATGCCGCCGGAGTGGTTCCTCGCCGAGCACCACTCCTACCTGGAGCTGCTGCTGGCGCTCTCGCGCGAACGCGGCCGCTACGACGTGGTGCACAACAACTCCCTGCACTACCTGCCGCTGGCGCTGGCCGACACGCTCGACGCCCCCGTCCTGACCACGCTGCACACGCCGCCGACGCCGTGGATGGAGTCCGCGGTGCGGCTCGGCGACCCGCAGCGGCTGCGGTTCGCCGCGGTCAGCGCGCACACCGCCCGCGCCTGGGCGCCGACCGGTGCCCGAGCGACGGTGGTCCGCAACGGGGTCGACACCGCGGCCTGGGAGTACGGGCCGGGCGGTGGGGTCCCGGTGTGGTCGGGCCGCGTCGTCCCGGAGAAGGGCCCGGTGGAGGCGATCCGGGCGGCGCGGCTGGCCGGGACCGGGCTGCGCCTGGCCGGGCCGTGCCCGGACCGGGCGTTCTTCGACTCCTGCGTCGCCCCGCTGCTCGGTGACGGCGTCGACTACCTCGGCCACCTCGACCACCGGGCGCTGGCCCGCCTGGTCGGGGACGCGACCGTCGCCGTCGTGTCGCCGTGCTGGGACGAGCCCTACGGCCTGGTCGTCGCCGAGGCGCTGGCGTGCGGCACCCCGATCGCCGGGTTCGCCCGGGGTGCGCTGCCGGAGATCGTCGATCCGCTCAGCGGGGTGCTGGCCGAGCCCGGCGACGTCGAGGCGCTGGCCGAGGCGATCCGCGCGGCATCGCTGCTCTCGCGCACCGACGCCCGCAGGCACGCCGAGGCGACCTGCTCGGCCGAGGTGATGATCGACGGTTACGAGCGGCTCTACCGGGCCCTGGCCGCGGTATGA
- a CDS encoding glycosyltransferase yields MTGGTGPGATSGTIVYYVHHHGSGHAHRAAAIAAHCRTPVVGVGSRPAPRGWPGAWHELPLDTGGGDTAGGDTADTADVTAGGTLHWVPRHHDGLRARTAAVSALLAAGPARLLVADVSVEIALLARLHGVPVAVVAQPGERLDRAHRTVYDLAEVLLAPWPADPPRPWRPELTGRTVHLGGLSRYDDRTARPGPGRRRVLVLTGSGDGGADPAALAAAASATPDWTWRVAGGLTGALRDAPPNLACAGWTGEVWAELQDADVVVGHAGQNVVAEIAAARRAAVIVPAERPYGEQVATGAVLRAAGLATVRDRWPAPADWPGVLDEAVSRGGAGWSRWSDGRAAERAAAVLDGIAA; encoded by the coding sequence ATGACCGGCGGCACCGGCCCGGGCGCCACGTCCGGCACGATCGTCTACTACGTGCACCACCACGGCAGCGGGCACGCCCACCGCGCCGCCGCGATCGCCGCGCACTGCCGCACCCCGGTCGTCGGGGTCGGGTCCCGGCCCGCCCCGCGCGGCTGGCCCGGCGCCTGGCACGAGCTGCCCCTGGACACCGGCGGCGGCGACACCGCCGGTGGTGACACGGCCGACACCGCCGACGTGACCGCGGGCGGGACGCTGCACTGGGTGCCCCGCCACCACGACGGTCTGCGCGCCCGGACCGCCGCGGTCTCGGCGCTGCTCGCCGCGGGCCCGGCCCGGCTGCTCGTCGCCGACGTGTCGGTGGAGATCGCGCTGCTGGCCCGGCTGCACGGAGTGCCGGTCGCCGTCGTCGCGCAGCCCGGGGAACGGCTGGACCGGGCGCACCGCACCGTCTACGACCTGGCGGAGGTCCTGCTCGCGCCGTGGCCCGCCGATCCGCCGCGGCCGTGGCGCCCGGAGCTGACCGGCCGGACGGTGCACCTGGGCGGCCTGTCCCGCTACGACGACCGCACCGCCCGCCCGGGTCCGGGCCGTCGCCGGGTACTGGTCCTGACCGGCAGCGGCGACGGGGGCGCCGACCCGGCCGCGCTCGCCGCCGCGGCGTCCGCCACCCCGGACTGGACCTGGCGGGTCGCCGGCGGCCTGACCGGCGCGCTGCGCGACGCCCCGCCGAACCTCGCCTGCGCCGGGTGGACGGGTGAGGTGTGGGCCGAACTGCAGGACGCCGACGTCGTCGTCGGGCACGCCGGGCAGAACGTCGTCGCCGAGATCGCCGCCGCCCGCCGCGCCGCCGTCATCGTCCCGGCCGAGCGTCCCTACGGCGAGCAGGTCGCCACCGGCGCGGTGTTGCGGGCAGCCGGTCTCGCGACGGTCCGCGACCGCTGGCCCGCTCCGGCCGACTGGCCCGGGGTGCTCGACGAGGCGGTGTCCCGCGGCGGGGCGGGCTGGTCGCGCTGGTCCGACGGGCGGGCCGCGGAACGCGCGGCCGCGGTGCTCGACGGGATCGCCGCGTGA
- a CDS encoding glycosyltransferase family 2 protein, which produces MSAPGARVAVVTVVRGRAGHLARQRRVLAAGPAVTHVVVGMGAEPATAGAGPPTRVLTVPAPGPLPLAAARNAGAGAALAGGATLLVFLDVDCLPGDGLVDGYLRAAARRPDALLCGPVTYLPAGVLPERDLYRHTDPHPARPAPADGALVAEPRRELFWSLSFAVTADAWRAGGGFCEDYAGYGGEDTDFALSCGLDLVWVGGAHAYHQHHPPARTDPARIAEIVGNARLFHDRWGWWPMAGWLRELHATGAVEFDPVCDVLRVG; this is translated from the coding sequence GTGAGCGCGCCCGGAGCGCGGGTCGCCGTGGTCACCGTGGTCCGCGGCCGCGCCGGCCACCTCGCCCGCCAGCGCCGGGTGCTCGCCGCGGGACCGGCGGTGACCCACGTCGTCGTCGGAATGGGGGCGGAGCCCGCCACCGCCGGTGCGGGCCCGCCGACCCGGGTGCTCACCGTGCCCGCGCCGGGGCCGTTGCCGCTGGCGGCGGCGCGCAACGCCGGGGCGGGCGCCGCGCTCGCCGGCGGGGCGACGCTGCTGGTGTTCCTCGACGTCGACTGCCTGCCCGGGGACGGCCTGGTCGACGGCTACCTCCGCGCCGCGGCACGACGCCCGGACGCACTGCTGTGCGGGCCGGTCACCTACCTGCCGGCGGGGGTGCTGCCGGAACGGGACCTGTACCGTCACACCGACCCGCACCCGGCGCGCCCGGCGCCGGCCGACGGGGCGCTGGTCGCCGAGCCGCGCCGGGAGCTGTTCTGGTCGCTGTCGTTCGCCGTCACCGCCGACGCGTGGCGGGCCGGCGGCGGGTTCTGCGAGGACTACGCCGGCTACGGCGGCGAGGACACCGACTTCGCGCTCTCCTGCGGGCTGGACCTGGTGTGGGTGGGCGGGGCGCACGCGTACCACCAGCACCATCCGCCGGCCCGGACCGACCCGGCCCGGATCGCCGAGATCGTCGGCAACGCCCGACTGTTCCACGACCGCTGGGGGTGGTGGCCCATGGCGGGCTGGCTGCGCGAGCTGCACGCGACGGGCGCAGTGGAGTTCGACCCGGTGTGTGACGTGTTGCGGGTCGGGTGA
- a CDS encoding LysE family translocator — MPIGSVLGFSGLSLLLVLTPGADWAYMIRAGLRGRTVLPSLAGLLSGHLALAALVAAGIAAVVARRPEVLTVLTAVGAAYLLVLGATTLLRPAGPAAAAVDGGGSGLGDLVRGAGVSGLNPKALLLFLALLPQFTDPAAAVPVGGQILLLGLVHVLGCALVYTGVGVGARTVLAARPAAARVVSRVAGAAIVTLGAVLLASQLITV; from the coding sequence ATGCCGATCGGAAGCGTGCTGGGGTTCTCCGGCCTGTCGTTGCTGCTGGTCCTGACACCCGGTGCGGACTGGGCGTACATGATCCGCGCGGGGCTGCGCGGGCGGACGGTGCTGCCGTCGCTGGCGGGTCTGCTCAGCGGGCACCTGGCGCTCGCCGCGCTCGTCGCGGCCGGGATCGCGGCGGTCGTCGCGCGCCGGCCGGAGGTCCTCACCGTGCTGACCGCCGTCGGTGCCGCCTACCTGCTGGTGCTCGGCGCGACGACGCTGCTCCGCCCGGCCGGCCCCGCCGCCGCGGCCGTGGACGGCGGCGGGTCCGGGCTGGGCGACCTGGTCCGCGGCGCCGGGGTCAGCGGGCTCAACCCGAAGGCGCTGCTGCTGTTCCTGGCGCTGCTGCCGCAGTTCACCGACCCGGCCGCCGCGGTCCCCGTCGGCGGGCAGATCCTCCTGCTCGGCCTGGTGCACGTGCTGGGTTGTGCCCTCGTCTACACCGGCGTGGGCGTCGGCGCCCGCACGGTCCTGGCCGCGCGGCCCGCCGCGGCGCGCGTCGTGTCCCGGGTCGCGGGCGCCGCGATAGTGACCCTCGGCGCCGTCCTGCTGGCGTCCCAACTCATTACGGTGTAA